A single Chlamydia suis DNA region contains:
- the fumC gene encoding class II fumarate hydratase, which yields MRQENDSLGMVMVPEDKLYGSQTGRSKNFFSYGKELMPKEVIYALVKIKKCAAKANGDLQCLDAKRRDMIVAAADEILSGKFDEHFPLKVWQTGSGTQSNMNVNEVIANLAIQRHGGKVGSKNPVHPNDHVNKSQSSNDVFPTAMHIAAVQSIKGSLIPALEHLQKVLDAKALEFSRDIKIGRTHLMDAVPMTLGQEFSGYSCQLRNCLERIGFSLTHLYELAIGGTAVGTGLNVPEGFVEKVIGYLRQETGEPFIPASNYFAALSNHDALVQAHGSLAVLACSLIKIATDLSFLGSGPRCGLGEIFFPENEPGSSIMPGKINPTQSEALQMVCSQVIGNNQSIIFAGTKGNFELNVMKPVIIYDFLQSVDLLSGAMRAFADYFVSGLKVNKERLQQNVDRSLMLVTALTPILGYDKCSKIALKAFHENLSLKEACVALGFLSEEEFDAHVIPGLMLGGKGTE from the coding sequence ATGCGACAAGAGAATGATAGTTTAGGAATGGTAATGGTTCCTGAAGATAAATTATATGGATCTCAGACAGGAAGATCCAAAAATTTTTTCTCTTATGGGAAAGAATTGATGCCTAAAGAAGTCATTTACGCGTTAGTAAAAATTAAAAAATGTGCTGCTAAGGCAAATGGAGATTTACAGTGTCTAGATGCCAAAAGACGAGATATGATTGTTGCAGCGGCGGATGAAATTCTTTCCGGAAAATTTGATGAACACTTCCCTTTAAAGGTTTGGCAAACAGGAAGTGGAACGCAAAGTAATATGAATGTAAATGAGGTCATCGCTAATTTAGCGATTCAACGTCATGGAGGAAAGGTCGGAAGCAAAAATCCTGTGCATCCCAATGATCACGTGAATAAATCTCAGTCTTCTAACGATGTTTTCCCTACGGCTATGCATATAGCAGCTGTGCAGAGTATAAAAGGTTCCTTAATTCCCGCTTTGGAACATTTGCAAAAAGTTCTTGATGCCAAGGCTTTGGAATTTTCTAGAGATATTAAAATTGGAAGAACGCATTTGATGGATGCTGTTCCGATGACTTTGGGGCAAGAGTTTTCTGGGTATAGTTGTCAGTTACGGAATTGTTTAGAGCGGATAGGTTTTTCCTTAACGCATCTTTATGAGCTTGCCATTGGAGGTACAGCTGTTGGAACGGGATTAAATGTTCCTGAAGGTTTTGTAGAGAAAGTAATTGGTTACTTAAGGCAGGAAACTGGCGAGCCTTTTATTCCAGCTTCGAACTATTTTGCAGCATTATCGAACCATGATGCTTTGGTGCAAGCTCATGGTTCTTTGGCTGTTTTGGCTTGCTCTTTGATCAAAATAGCTACAGATCTGAGTTTTTTAGGCTCTGGGCCTCGTTGCGGGTTAGGAGAAATTTTTTTCCCGGAAAATGAACCTGGGTCCTCCATCATGCCAGGGAAAATTAATCCTACGCAAAGTGAAGCTTTGCAGATGGTGTGTTCTCAAGTGATTGGGAATAATCAATCGATTATTTTTGCTGGAACGAAAGGGAACTTTGAGTTGAATGTCATGAAACCCGTGATCATTTATGACTTTTTGCAATCAGTAGACTTGTTATCGGGAGCAATGAGAGCTTTTGCGGATTATTTTGTCAGCGGATTAAAGGTAAATAAAGAGCGGTTGCAACAAAATGTAGATAGATCTTTGATGTTAGTGACGGCTTTGACGCCTATTTTGGGATACGATAAATGTTCTAAGATTGCCTTAAAAGCTTTTCATGAAAATTTAAGCCTTAAAGAAGCTTGTGTAGCGTTAGGTTTTTTATCCGAAGAAGAGTTTGATGCGCATGTAATTCCGGGATTGATGTTAGGGGGGAAGGGAACAGAATAG
- a CDS encoding CT847 family type III secretion system effector: protein MSSAIIPTLPEKNIVIPDSTLMEPASIEINKQSAMYFCIAVMLQLSISTTDYSHAIMAVLQENTLEQQRKTKELINLPLLYVPSLIKKQGSNDEYTNNTTIQAFQTSNQQITANRELIQQELSAAQQRAQANQKSVNATSSESMQILQAVSALLSSLVDLTIKANLTTSPSD, encoded by the coding sequence ATGAGTAGTGCAATCATACCCACTCTTCCAGAGAAAAACATTGTCATACCAGACTCTACATTAATGGAGCCTGCATCCATCGAAATCAATAAACAATCTGCTATGTATTTTTGCATTGCAGTCATGCTTCAGCTTTCTATATCCACCACAGACTACAGTCATGCAATCATGGCAGTTTTGCAAGAAAACACTCTGGAACAACAGCGTAAAACGAAAGAGCTTATTAACCTTCCCTTGTTATACGTTCCTTCCTTGATAAAAAAACAAGGCTCTAACGACGAATACACTAATAACACTACAATCCAAGCGTTCCAAACGTCTAATCAACAAATCACAGCAAACAGGGAACTTATCCAACAAGAGTTATCAGCAGCTCAACAGCGCGCTCAAGCAAACCAAAAATCCGTGAACGCGACTTCCTCTGAATCTATGCAAATTCTTCAAGCGGTTTCTGCTCTGCTCTCCTCTCTTGTTGATTTAACGATAAAAGCAAATCTAACAACTTCTCCCTCTGATTAA
- a CDS encoding solute carrier family 26 protein, whose translation MVKVSLSFKHLIPKLVTCLKQGYSFNTLKKDFIAGLTAGILAFPLAIAIAIGIGVSPLQGLLASIVGGFLSSALGGSRVLVSGPTSAFISILYCIGVKYGEDGLFTITLMAGVFLIIFGLAGLGTFIKYMPYPVVTGLTTGIAVIIFSSQIRDFLGLQMGDGVPLDFIGKWVAYWDYLWTWDSKTFAVGLFTLLLMIYFRNYKPRYPGVMISIIIASTLVWILKIDIPTIGSRYGTLPSSLPGPKFPHLSITKMLQLMPDALTIAVLSGIETLLAAVVADGMTGWRHQSNCQLIGQGIANIGTSLFAGMPVTGSLSRTTASIKSGASTPIAGMIHAICLSFILLLLAPLTIKIPLTCLAAVLILIAWNMSEIHHFIHLFTAPKKDILVLLTVFILTVMTTITSAVQVGMMLAAFLFMKQMSDLSDVISTAKYFDESEQPHNDLLFSKNEVPPFTEIYEINGPFFFGIADRLKNLLNEIEKPPKIFILCMTRVPTIDASAMHALEEFFLECDRQGTLLLLAGVKKTPLNDLRRYHVDELIGVDHIFSNIKGALLFAKALIKLESKSSK comes from the coding sequence TTGGTGAAAGTTTCTCTATCCTTCAAACATCTTATCCCTAAATTAGTTACCTGCTTAAAACAAGGGTATTCTTTCAATACGTTGAAAAAAGATTTTATTGCAGGTCTGACTGCAGGAATTCTCGCCTTCCCCTTAGCAATTGCCATTGCAATAGGTATTGGCGTCTCTCCCTTGCAGGGGTTATTAGCCTCCATTGTTGGAGGCTTCCTCTCCTCTGCACTAGGAGGCAGTCGTGTATTGGTATCCGGACCTACTAGCGCCTTCATTTCTATCCTTTACTGCATTGGCGTTAAGTATGGAGAGGACGGGCTATTTACTATCACCTTAATGGCGGGGGTTTTTCTTATTATCTTTGGTCTTGCAGGATTAGGAACCTTTATTAAATACATGCCTTATCCCGTGGTTACTGGATTGACAACTGGTATCGCAGTGATCATTTTCTCTTCCCAAATTCGGGATTTTCTAGGCCTGCAAATGGGGGATGGCGTTCCTTTAGATTTTATTGGGAAATGGGTGGCCTATTGGGATTATCTGTGGACCTGGGATAGCAAAACCTTTGCTGTCGGCTTATTTACTCTACTTTTGATGATCTACTTTCGAAACTACAAGCCGCGTTATCCCGGAGTTATGATTTCCATTATCATCGCATCCACCTTAGTATGGATCCTTAAAATAGATATCCCCACTATAGGAAGCCGTTATGGAACTCTTCCCAGTTCGCTACCTGGTCCTAAATTCCCCCATCTAAGCATCACAAAAATGCTACAATTGATGCCAGACGCCTTAACTATTGCTGTGCTTTCTGGAATAGAAACTCTATTAGCTGCTGTAGTTGCAGACGGGATGACAGGGTGGAGACATCAATCTAATTGTCAGTTAATTGGTCAGGGAATTGCTAATATCGGAACCTCCTTGTTTGCAGGCATGCCTGTTACTGGCTCCCTTTCCAGAACCACAGCAAGCATTAAAAGTGGAGCTAGTACTCCCATTGCTGGGATGATCCACGCAATCTGCCTTTCTTTCATCCTACTGCTTTTAGCTCCTTTGACGATTAAAATCCCTCTAACCTGTCTAGCTGCTGTTCTGATTTTAATTGCCTGGAATATGAGTGAAATTCACCACTTTATCCATCTGTTCACAGCTCCCAAAAAAGATATTTTAGTCTTACTAACAGTCTTCATTCTCACAGTCATGACTACAATCACCTCTGCTGTACAAGTAGGGATGATGCTTGCAGCCTTTCTGTTCATGAAGCAAATGAGCGACCTTTCCGATGTCATCTCTACAGCAAAGTATTTCGATGAATCAGAACAACCTCATAACGACCTGCTGTTTAGCAAAAATGAAGTACCTCCTTTCACAGAAATTTATGAAATCAATGGTCCTTTTTTCTTCGGAATTGCAGATCGTTTGAAAAACTTATTGAATGAAATCGAAAAACCGCCCAAAATATTCATTCTCTGCATGACAAGAGTTCCTACGATTGATGCGTCAGCAATGCATGCTTTAGAAGAGTTTTTCTTAGAGTGTGATAGACAAGGAACTTTACTGCTATTGGCGGGAGTGAAAAAAACTCCTCTCAACGACTTGAGAAGATATCATGTCGATGAATTGATTGGAGTGGATCACATATTCTCAAACATTAAGGGCGCGCTGTTATTTGCAAAAGCCCTTATTAAGTTAGAGAGTAAATCCTCTAAGTAA
- the rpsO gene encoding 30S ribosomal protein S15, giving the protein MSLDKGTKEEITKKFQLHEKDTGSADVQIAILTEHITELKEHLKRSPKDQNSRLALLKLVGQRRKLLEYLNSTDTERYKNLIARLNLRK; this is encoded by the coding sequence ATGTCTTTGGATAAGGGCACTAAAGAAGAAATTACTAAAAAATTTCAACTTCATGAAAAAGACACAGGTTCAGCAGATGTGCAAATTGCCATCCTGACTGAACACATCACGGAACTCAAGGAGCACCTTAAAAGATCTCCTAAAGATCAAAATTCTCGCTTAGCTTTGCTAAAGTTAGTAGGGCAGAGAAGAAAGCTCTTAGAGTACTTAAATTCTACTGATACTGAAAGATATAAAAATCTAATTGCTCGCCTTAATTTGAGAAAATAA
- the tadA gene encoding tRNA adenosine(34) deaminase TadA: MCIEKDLFFMKHALDEARKAYERDEVPVGCVIVHEGVIIARGHNSVEQLQDPTAHAEMICISAAAEYLQNWRLKDTTLYCTLEPCLMCAGAIQLARITRIVWGAPDLRLGAGGSWVNVFLEKHPFHQVECCAGVCHQESERLMKNFFLEKRKAKNEK; this comes from the coding sequence ATGTGTATAGAAAAAGATTTATTTTTCATGAAACATGCTCTAGACGAGGCTAGAAAGGCATATGAACGAGATGAAGTTCCTGTCGGCTGTGTCATCGTTCATGAGGGTGTGATTATCGCTAGAGGGCACAATAGTGTAGAACAATTACAAGATCCAACGGCACATGCAGAAATGATTTGTATTAGTGCTGCGGCAGAATATTTACAAAATTGGAGACTGAAAGATACCACCTTGTATTGCACGTTAGAGCCCTGTCTTATGTGTGCTGGGGCGATTCAGTTGGCGCGGATTACTAGAATTGTCTGGGGGGCACCAGATCTACGTTTAGGAGCTGGTGGAAGCTGGGTAAATGTTTTTTTAGAAAAGCATCCTTTCCATCAAGTAGAGTGTTGTGCCGGTGTATGCCATCAAGAATCTGAGCGGTTGATGAAAAACTTTTTTTTAGAAAAAAGAAAGGCAAAAAATGAAAAATAA
- a CDS encoding DUF720 domain-containing protein, translating into MWNIFQEPVKAVVELPETPPVTGTTNSATADEIIARFSKDSNPLIVTVYYIYQSVLVAQNNLALVAEQLQANAAAQTFLNNEEALYQYVTIPKNQVNSQNSAYLQNVQSVNQAVGASRQAIQNQISGLGNASQVISSNLNTNNNIIQQSLQVGQALIQTFSQIVSLIANI; encoded by the coding sequence ATGTGGAATATTTTCCAAGAACCAGTGAAAGCTGTCGTAGAATTACCAGAAACCCCACCTGTTACAGGCACGACTAACTCCGCAACCGCAGATGAAATCATAGCTCGCTTTTCTAAAGATTCTAACCCTCTCATTGTGACCGTGTACTACATTTATCAATCTGTTCTTGTAGCACAAAACAACTTGGCTTTGGTTGCAGAACAGCTACAAGCAAATGCTGCGGCACAAACTTTCTTGAATAACGAGGAAGCTCTATACCAATACGTTACTATTCCTAAAAACCAAGTGAACTCTCAAAACTCCGCCTATTTGCAAAACGTACAATCTGTTAACCAAGCTGTAGGAGCTTCTAGACAGGCAATCCAAAACCAAATATCTGGACTAGGAAACGCCTCTCAAGTCATTTCCAGTAACTTAAACACAAACAACAACATCATCCAACAGTCTCTACAAGTTGGTCAGGCGCTCATTCAAACGTTTTCACAAATCGTAAGTTTGATCGCAAACATTTAA
- a CDS encoding MarC family protein — protein sequence MLHSLFRLTLLFYTLFNALGSLPIFIALLKKFSFRKQQRIILRESIFALILLFVFITFGRGFFRLLEITLPAFQLTGGLLLGVLAINMMQALPSQTEALDKDEPVFFPLAFPVITGPAMITSTLGHMEEGTFPKEIVLGAILLAWLFSLITLLCSSSLNRLFGQMGLLALERLFSVSLALMAINLTLKAISIAFNIGYYVMP from the coding sequence ATGCTACACTCCCTGTTTCGTCTTACTTTACTTTTTTATACCCTTTTTAACGCTCTAGGCTCCTTACCGATTTTCATTGCACTGTTAAAAAAATTCTCTTTCCGAAAACAGCAGCGCATCATTCTACGGGAGTCCATCTTTGCTCTGATCTTATTATTTGTATTTATAACGTTTGGTCGAGGATTCTTCCGTTTACTAGAAATCACACTACCAGCCTTTCAGTTAACAGGCGGCCTCCTTCTCGGAGTTCTCGCTATTAATATGATGCAAGCTCTTCCTTCCCAAACGGAAGCTTTAGATAAAGATGAGCCAGTCTTCTTCCCTTTAGCATTTCCTGTAATTACAGGCCCCGCTATGATTACATCTACCTTAGGACATATGGAAGAAGGCACATTCCCTAAAGAAATTGTTTTAGGAGCTATTTTACTCGCCTGGCTCTTCTCCCTAATCACTCTTCTTTGTTCTAGTTCCCTCAACCGATTATTTGGCCAAATGGGGTTACTAGCTTTGGAACGCTTGTTTAGCGTTAGCTTAGCTTTAATGGCTATTAACCTTACGTTAAAAGCTATTTCCATAGCTTTCAATATAGGATATTATGTTATGCCTTAG
- a CDS encoding MarC family protein, whose protein sequence is MDWSFFLLSQSCILFLAADSMTNVEVLNRILENLSRKSKALLLIRESFFALLGSFVLYPALSGLIYSLQTPACATTVVGGCGVMFVGLRAILRNTQPSRWEKLSSLSRAPKIAPIALPLMVGPSWLCACAPLTTQHLPFFIICALLCLSWLMMTVTTLVLHLTSKKGSQAIIASQTILGLAVVIVGAQLLVSGLQQTFL, encoded by the coding sequence ATGGACTGGTCATTCTTTCTATTGTCTCAAAGTTGTATTTTATTTTTAGCGGCAGATTCTATGACTAACGTTGAGGTTTTGAATAGAATCCTTGAGAATTTATCCAGAAAGAGCAAGGCTCTGCTACTGATCCGAGAAAGTTTTTTTGCTCTTCTCGGATCATTCGTTCTTTATCCCGCGCTATCAGGACTCATCTACTCCTTGCAGACGCCGGCTTGTGCAACTACTGTTGTTGGAGGATGTGGTGTGATGTTCGTGGGACTACGAGCTATTCTTCGAAATACTCAACCCTCCCGTTGGGAGAAACTTTCGTCTCTTTCCCGTGCGCCTAAGATAGCCCCTATTGCGCTTCCTTTGATGGTTGGCCCCTCATGGTTATGTGCCTGCGCCCCATTAACCACGCAACACCTCCCCTTTTTTATAATTTGTGCACTGCTATGCCTCTCCTGGCTGATGATGACCGTAACCACCCTTGTTCTCCACCTAACCAGTAAGAAAGGGTCTCAAGCAATCATTGCCTCACAAACCATTTTAGGACTCGCTGTTGTTATCGTAGGAGCCCAGCTCCTTGTATCTGGTCTGCAGCAAACATTCCTATAG
- a CDS encoding methionyl aminopeptidase, producing the protein MKRNSPCWCGSQKKWKHCHYPMKPENPSDNLRQLYASRYDIMLKTPEQIEKIRKACQVTAQILDALCEAAKEGVTTNELDQLSRDLHKRYHAIPAPLNYGHPPFPKTICTSLNEVICHGIPNDIPLKQGDIMNIDVSCIVDGFYGDCSRMVMIGEVPEIKKKVCEASLEALNAAISILEPNLPLYEIGEVIENCAAKYGFSVVDQFVGHGVGIQFHENPYVAHHRNSCQIPLAPGMIFTIEPMINVGKKEGIIDPTNHWEARTCDNQPSAQWEHAVLITDSGYEVLTLLDR; encoded by the coding sequence ATGAAAAGAAACAGTCCTTGCTGGTGTGGCAGTCAAAAAAAATGGAAACACTGCCACTACCCTATGAAACCAGAAAATCCTAGCGACAACCTGAGACAGCTTTATGCTTCTCGTTACGATATTATGCTCAAAACTCCAGAGCAGATAGAGAAGATTCGTAAAGCTTGCCAAGTTACCGCTCAAATTCTTGACGCTTTATGCGAAGCCGCTAAAGAGGGCGTGACAACCAACGAACTCGATCAACTATCTCGCGATTTACACAAACGCTACCACGCCATTCCAGCTCCCCTGAACTATGGGCACCCTCCCTTTCCCAAAACTATCTGCACTTCTCTTAATGAAGTCATTTGTCATGGAATCCCAAATGACATTCCTTTAAAACAAGGAGACATTATGAACATTGATGTTTCCTGCATTGTAGATGGATTTTATGGGGACTGCAGCCGAATGGTTATGATTGGGGAAGTTCCTGAAATCAAAAAAAAGGTCTGTGAAGCCTCTTTAGAAGCTCTGAATGCTGCGATCTCTATACTAGAACCTAATCTTCCTCTCTATGAGATCGGCGAAGTCATTGAAAATTGTGCAGCCAAATACGGGTTCTCAGTTGTTGACCAATTCGTAGGACATGGCGTAGGAATACAATTTCACGAAAACCCCTATGTGGCACACCACAGAAACTCTTGTCAAATTCCTTTGGCCCCCGGCATGATCTTCACTATTGAACCCATGATCAACGTAGGGAAGAAAGAAGGTATCATTGATCCCACGAACCACTGGGAAGCGCGAACTTGCGACAATCAACCTAGCGCGCAGTGGGAGCACGCTGTCCTGATCACGGATTCTGGTTATGAAGTACTAACTCTTCTAGACAGATAA
- a CDS encoding ABC transporter substrate-binding protein, with amino-acid sequence MKKLFSYGFIILFLIGFWEFSARNHSNFGFICPPPSKVFTTGINSSQILLHHFWYTAQNILGGFFLALLLAIILSAVLLLFPSTQGVLHPLCILVQCLPMFTLAPLVVLWFGWGTKAVIIPTALSIFFPLALTIHQGIKNVPEEFLEQFFLHQATTWQTLLKLRVPYGLPHIFSGLKIAMSAAGFATIAGEWVAAQSGLGILILESRRNYDMAMALAGLSVLTLLTLSLFYGILLLERTAFFFFRMAKSSPKSLPKRKRFALIFPILIIGTTGALCLKEKPQESTFPSTKSFTLLLDWTPNPNHIPLYVGQKKGFFLDEGISLTLKKNTDTSSSLPHLLLEKVDYTLYHSLGILKAAIRGAPIQVVGRLIDSSLQGLIYRKQDGIENLEDLNGRVLGFCLNDSKNLLHLLEALRKHHVVPSEIKNVSADMISPMLTHQIDFLYGAFYNIEGVTISLKGKPTGCFLSDTYGSPTGPQLLICGKRGSQATTRTNLLSMQKALSRSLNFCREHPQEAFAIYAEATKDAPKVLSYEQAQWETTIPLLATTQAPLPLALLQDLLSTLSSTYPDLQAAIDSFDIEKFVSYDSEDSRHTA; translated from the coding sequence ATGAAAAAATTGTTTAGCTATGGATTCATAATCCTCTTTTTGATTGGATTTTGGGAATTTTCTGCCCGAAATCACTCTAATTTCGGCTTTATATGCCCACCTCCATCTAAGGTGTTTACGACGGGGATCAACTCCTCCCAGATACTGCTTCACCACTTTTGGTATACAGCTCAGAACATTTTAGGAGGATTTTTTTTAGCTTTACTACTTGCAATCATCCTCTCCGCAGTCTTGCTTCTATTTCCCTCCACCCAGGGGGTATTACACCCCTTGTGTATTCTTGTGCAATGTCTGCCTATGTTTACTCTAGCTCCTTTAGTTGTTCTTTGGTTTGGTTGGGGAACCAAGGCTGTTATCATTCCAACAGCTTTAAGTATTTTTTTCCCCTTAGCATTAACGATTCATCAAGGAATCAAAAATGTTCCTGAAGAATTTTTAGAGCAATTTTTCCTTCATCAAGCGACAACCTGGCAGACACTTCTCAAACTAAGAGTTCCTTATGGACTCCCCCATATTTTCTCTGGACTAAAGATTGCTATGAGTGCAGCAGGATTCGCCACAATTGCTGGAGAGTGGGTTGCGGCTCAGTCTGGTCTAGGGATTCTGATCTTAGAAAGTCGAAGAAATTATGACATGGCAATGGCTCTAGCAGGTCTATCTGTACTTACCCTGCTCACCCTAAGCTTGTTTTATGGCATTCTTCTTCTTGAGCGCACCGCATTCTTTTTTTTCAGAATGGCAAAAAGCTCCCCCAAATCTTTACCAAAAAGGAAGCGATTTGCCTTAATTTTTCCTATTTTGATCATCGGAACCACTGGAGCACTCTGCTTGAAAGAGAAGCCCCAAGAATCTACTTTCCCCTCCACAAAATCCTTTACTCTGCTCCTAGACTGGACCCCTAATCCCAATCACATTCCCCTTTATGTGGGCCAAAAAAAAGGATTTTTCTTAGATGAAGGGATCTCTTTAACCCTGAAAAAAAATACCGATACCAGCTCTTCTCTCCCCCATCTCCTTCTTGAAAAAGTGGATTACACGCTCTACCACAGCTTGGGAATTCTAAAAGCCGCTATCAGAGGAGCTCCGATTCAGGTTGTTGGTAGACTCATCGATAGCTCTTTGCAGGGACTCATTTATCGAAAACAAGACGGTATTGAGAACCTCGAGGATCTCAACGGCCGCGTGCTTGGCTTTTGCCTTAATGATTCTAAAAACCTCCTTCATCTATTGGAGGCTTTACGCAAGCATCATGTTGTACCATCAGAAATCAAAAACGTGAGCGCGGATATGATTTCTCCTATGCTCACCCACCAAATTGACTTCTTGTATGGTGCCTTTTACAACATTGAAGGGGTAACTATTTCTTTGAAAGGGAAGCCTACCGGTTGCTTCCTTTCCGATACCTACGGATCACCAACAGGCCCACAACTCCTTATTTGCGGGAAAAGAGGATCTCAAGCTACAACACGCACAAACCTTCTTAGCATGCAAAAAGCTTTATCTCGCAGTTTAAATTTTTGTCGTGAACATCCTCAAGAAGCTTTTGCTATCTATGCGGAAGCTACCAAAGATGCGCCTAAGGTACTATCCTATGAGCAGGCGCAGTGGGAGACGACCATTCCTTTACTTGCAACAACACAAGCACCTTTACCGTTAGCTTTACTACAAGATCTTCTCTCAACACTATCTTCCACTTATCCCGATCTTCAGGCTGCTATAGATTCTTTTGACATCGAAAAGTTTGTTTCCTATGACTCGGAGGATTCAAGGCATACAGCCTGA
- a CDS encoding DUF720 domain-containing protein, with translation MSLPISPAEDTKYVSSLPPLEPLRTPPMAELLFSIYSLLLEAVEIRQQTVLTQSQQLNDNTNIQQELNQETNRIKYAVVGAGAKEDEITRVQNQNQNYSAQRSNIQDQLVTARQNGQIILSHASTNINIMQQIAQQNSSFIKTLNSVGSTVNQLNKPLS, from the coding sequence ATGTCACTACCAATCTCTCCGGCAGAAGATACAAAATATGTCTCCTCTTTACCCCCTTTAGAGCCTCTGAGAACTCCTCCGATGGCAGAACTTTTATTCAGCATTTACTCTCTTCTTTTAGAAGCTGTAGAAATACGTCAACAAACAGTTCTCACACAGTCTCAACAACTCAACGACAATACTAATATCCAACAAGAATTAAACCAAGAAACTAATCGTATCAAATACGCTGTTGTTGGTGCTGGAGCTAAAGAAGATGAAATCACACGAGTACAAAACCAGAACCAAAACTATTCTGCACAACGCTCTAACATTCAAGACCAATTAGTAACAGCTAGACAAAACGGACAAATTATCCTCTCCCACGCCTCTACGAACATCAATATCATGCAACAGATCGCCCAACAGAACTCCTCTTTCATCAAAACGTTGAACTCCGTAGGAAGCACTGTTAACCAATTAAACAAACCCCTGTCTTAA